Within Homo sapiens chromosome 2, GRCh38.p14 Primary Assembly, the genomic segment ATCTGGGGCCTGGTTGGGAGGGTTGGGTTTGGAGGGGGTGTTCCAGGGGGCCTCCGTGGCTCTGGAACTAGACTGATGACTTTTGGAGAATGAGCTCCAGAGAAACTGGCCTCTTTGGGCCAGGGCAAGGCCTGGGCTTCAGGGAGGTAGTGACCTGTTTTGGTGCCCGAGGTGGAGGCCCGGAGAAACATCGTGGGGAGTTTGGTGATTGAAGGCCTGCAGACCTGAAGCTCCTGGTCTGGGAGGGTGTGCCTGGGACTGGGTCGGCCCGGGCCTGAGCTGCTGGAGGCTGAGATGCTGGCAATTGATGCCCACAGGCCTGAGTAGCCTTGCCCTGAGGCCCTGCTTCCTTCGGCCTTTTCTCGGGCAGCAGATGCAAGGCCCTGGCCTGGCCCTGAGGCAGGCGGAGGCCGAAGCCGATGCCTATCCGGAGTGGCCCAGATTCCTGGCCCTGCACACAGGGCAGTAGTTGAGGGAAAGCAAGCAGCCGGGGTCCAGTCCTGTacctggggagggggcaggaggggctGCGGGGCCGGAGGCACACCAGGCATATAGGATACTCCACGACTGGGGCCTGGCCGGTTCTGCCTAGCCACAGGTGCTGCAAAAGCAGTAGCCGCAGGTCGTGTGCGATGCGGCGGTGCCCCAGCTGGACCACCAGGGCCTGGGCCAGGGCCCCTGGGTCCCTGAACTGTGCAGGATCCTTCTCGCTTGGCACGCATCTCTCCACCACTCCAGGGGACCCGGACCCAGTGTCCCTGTACTGATGCCAGCGCCATGTCTGCCTGTTAGAGTGGAGCCTATGAGAAGgtgggctggggcctggggaagTGAGTGTGGAGCTATGCAGTTCCTCGGGGTGGGAAGGGGACTGGCAAGGtgagtggggaagggaggagttctgaggctgggagggagaaaaggaaggggtCAGAGGGGGAGAGGGGTACAGCCAGTGGTTGGAGGGAGAGGATGCACGTGGACGGGGGAGAGAGAGGTAGTTCTGGTGAAAGAAAGTAGGGGAACttgggagagagggagaataGGGATGTGGAGCAAAGTCAGAATTTGAGTCACAAGAGCCGAATTGGAAGCCAGGAGAGGGGGATGCtggtggaggggaggagggacgACGGGACTGAGTGGAAGAGAACGGTggttgagagggagggaggccctGATGGGGAGAGAGAGGCTGTAGGTTGTGAGGAGAGGAGTCCACAAGTTGTGAGAAGCCCCAAGTGGGGCGCCCAGGGAGCACTGAGGTCTGTGGCAGCACCTGGTCCTTGTTTTGAGGCAACATCGCCTTGAATCCAGAAGGAACTGGGGCAACAAGACTAGGGATAAGAGACCTGGCAGAGTCAGGACCAGTATCTCTGAGGTCAGCTGTGCCTGAGAAATCAAGGCCACCTTCTGTGCGCAGAGCGTGGCTCCAGCCTGGTGTGGGTGCAGGTGCTGGTGGCAGGCCAAGGGGATACCCAGCCCTCCAGCACCAGGCTCTCAGGGTGTTCAGGCATGAGCATGAATCTAAGCTTGGCTTCTCACTTCTTTGCAGTCAACCATTGATGAGGGATGTGTGGGGATGGAGAATCACAGCTGCATCTTGGGAGTGGAGGGGCAGCAGCGATTATCTGGGTGGGGCAGAGAGGAAGACAAAGCCCATAGGAcctggagagaaaagagagaaccCAAGACATTGGGAGAATTGGTCCATTTCTGGCTCTGCCTCATATCCCCAGTTCCAAGCTGAACTCACCAAGACTTTAAATCCATGTCACCTTTGGGATCAAAAGAACTGGCAAAATGCTCCAGGGAAG encodes:
- the PRR30 gene encoding proline-rich protein 30 encodes the protein MLPQNKDQVLPQTSVLPGRPTWGFSQLVDSSPHNLQPLSPHQGLPPSQPPFSSTQSRRPSSPPPASPSPGFQFGSCDSNSDFAPHPYSPSLPSSPTFFHQNYLSLPRPRASSPSNHWLYPSPPLTPSFSPSQPQNSSLPHSPCQSPSHPEELHSSTLTSPGPSPPSHRLHSNRQTWRWHQYRDTGSGSPGVVERCVPSEKDPAQFRDPGALAQALVVQLGHRRIAHDLRLLLLQHLWLGRTGQAPVVEYPICLVCLRPRSPSCPLPRYRTGPRLLAFPQLLPCVQGQESGPLRIGIGFGLRLPQGQARALHLLPEKRPKEAGPQGKATQACGHQLPASQPPAAQARADPVPGTPSQTRSFRSAGLQSPNSPRCFSGPPPRAPKQVTTSLKPRPCPGPKRPVSLELILQKSSV